One genomic region from Hemiscyllium ocellatum isolate sHemOce1 chromosome 13, sHemOce1.pat.X.cur, whole genome shotgun sequence encodes:
- the wdr53 gene encoding WD repeat-containing protein 53 yields MATKWTAGDLNPVLCLDVNSEGLVASGAEKGVLTIWNSQGGAINHLNLGDGDAVTCVSFSHNHSNILYASHSETVSVLDIRAFEEPSDCFHVNEDEINCLSVNETGSHLAAADDSGSIKVIELASKKVSRSLRRHSNICSCVTFRPQRPQSLLSCGLDMQVMLWNLQKTRPLWTVNLQDLAREEMEEMQQGAGCQLFNPPLAHFTTVASCGNIFACGAEDGRIRLFRVTGTRFELEYGFRGHSLGVSQVHFLNSLSHPYWLISGGNDAKVMLWDVSEQIKTDVKGPLKSFGKKSASSTFKKGLGVGRSDCGAKICKENKTNSILPKLSIDHGEKVNWISAVDIKGSKYILVADQTCQISVYPLSGL; encoded by the exons ATGGCGACAAAGTGGACTGCAGGGGATTTAAATCCAGTGCTGTGCCTGGATGTTAACAGTGAAGGCCTTGTGGCATCAGGGGCAGAGAAAGGAGTGCTTACAATCTGGAACAGCCAAGGTGGTGCAATCAATCATCTGAATTTAGGAGACGGTGATGCTGTCACATGTGTGTCATTCTCGCACAATCATTCCAACATCCTGTATGCatctcacagtgaaacagtcAGTGTATTAGACATTCGGGCTTTTGAGGAACCCTCTGATTGCTTCCATGTGAACGAGGATGAGATAAACTGCTTGTCTGTCAATGAAACAGGCAGCCATCTCGCTGCTGCAGATGATTCTGGATCAATAAAAGTCATAGAGTTGGCAAGCAAGAAGGTCAGCCGCTCTTTACGGAGACATTCAAATATTTGTTCCTGTGTGACCTTCCGACCTCAAAGGCCACAGAGTTTACTCTCCTGTGGATTAGATATGCAG GTGATGCTGTGGAACTTGCAGAAAACCCGccctctttggactgtgaatCTTCAGGACCTGGCGCGAGAAGAGATGGAAGAAATGCAGCAGGGAGCAGGGTGTCAGCTTTTCAATCCACCACTGGCCCACTTCACAACAGTTGCCAGTTGTGGCAACATATTTGCCTGTGGGGCTGAAGATGGCAGGATACGGTTATTCAGAGTGACTGGAACAAGATTTGAGTTGGAATATGGGTTCCGTGGTCATAGTTTAGGTGTTTCCCAAGTTCATTTTCTGAACTCTCTTTCTCATCCATATTGGCTGATTTCAGGAGGGAATGATGCAAAGGTCATGCTATGGGACGTCAGTGAGCAAATCAAAACTGATGTCAAAGGCCCTTTAAAATCATTTGGGAAAAAATCAGCTAGCTCCACTTTTAAGAAGGGCCTTGGGGTTGGAAGAAGTGACTGTGGTGCAAAAATctgtaaagaaaataaaacaaattccaTTTTGCCAAAACTCAGTATTGACCATGGAGAAAAAGTGAACTGGATTTCTGCTGTAGACATAAAAGGCTCAAAGTATATACTAGTTGCTGACCAAACTTGTCAGATATCAGTATATCCTCTTTCAGGCTTATAG